The DNA window atttttcagtctttctttatcttgTAACAGTTCACTATGTAACTTGATTGGTATCGAATAATCTGATTTAATATTAATTGCGACCAATTGTAATGAAATCGAATGAATAGATGGGGGTTCATGTGGTAAACTATTGTTTGATTGTAAACATAGCAATTTTAATTCGATTTCATCTAAGAGTTCGATATTGTTTGTGGTATTTAACCTCACCCAATTATCTTGATCATgcttatttttattttcaaatttgttaGTCTTTCGAAGTAATGATGGTGAACAATACGGCAAGGATTTGGTTGGTATATTGGCTCGTACAATAATTAGACCGGAATTGTTTGTGGAATTAGCACTACTGTGACTAATATTTGGCGAGGTTGGTGTTTGTGATGCAGTAGGGTGTGCAATATCATTTACAGATGACAATGataatgaggaagaagcTGAACTTAATATACCAGATAAAAATCCGCTACTTGAAtgttttttaaatttataatttaATTGTGCTTCAATTGTATTTTCCTTtggtaaaatatttttgaaatctgaCAGTAAttcattgttattatttaatCTATTATTAATATGCAGTTGAtccaattttctttgtagaATTTCTTGTGAATTTAATTCGTTGATCGTAGCATCATCAAAGTTCCCACTAAGATATAATCCATGAATATCAGATGATATAATTggtttattattttcgaGTTTTCTGAAAATGTTTTTCAATGCGGCTATTCTTTCATCAATCAATGTTtgtaaatcatttaattgTCTCATCGATGTACGTTCACCAAATAATCTGGAGTCAACTTGAAATGGCATTACCCTAAgattatattctttttccttcataatgaataattttgatgaatttaaattttttccaaCAATCTTGGCATCTATTGTATAATTGATCGAGACATTATCGTCTGATAAATCATTGGTCAACACTGGAGAACCTTTCATACCGTTATGTCCACAACCCAATACGTCATTCATATGAATCGAGGCATatttaccaaaatttttgaatttgtctATGTTCAAACTTGGTGGTAAGAGGACGTGTGTTGATATTTCATGCTTACAAACTACATCTAGTAGTTGATTTGGTAACTTaaacatgaaaaatttcttataTTTAGTAAATGGTTCTAACATTCTACTATTTTTCAAACCTATTACACAATTGTCGTATTTATCAATCTCTCCAGTTCTAATATCAATACCGGAACTCAAATCAATATCTGTATACGACCAACTTGCACTTAAATCTACCATCCTAAGGAATCTTTTGATGGTCCTCTTCCCCTGTACCCTATCAACGATGGAAATGTAACCTTCTAACGTTACATAAAACATTTCGAATTTTAAATGTTGATTAGTGGTATTTTCGATAGTACAATAACCATGGATTATATCACCATTTgtatattctttcaaaattgagGTTTCCTCCGATTTAACGTGAGGTTGAGAAGCATTTTTAgtaattttaatttcaatattgattGGTGATACATTTAACTTGGGTAAAGAATATAATCTTtctataataatattatcttGATCGTTTAGATCGTCTTCCATCATATAGTGGACTGTTTGTAAATGCTCTAAGTCCAAAGATGTTGCAGATGAGGTTGCTGTGGGTGTCTCTACGGTGGGTGTAGTAGTAGTATTAGTAGTTTCTTCCTGATAATTGGGTGGGAATTCATGCCTATCTGGATCGACATTGCCCTGAGGAATATGTCTATGTAATACGTTATACATCTCAAATGAGGGAAGTACGTCCACTAGAATGGATTCATTGTCATTGGAATCAGCAGCGTCGTGATAATAGTTATCTTGCAATACGGGTAAGTTTTTGATATCACTATTTGTACCATGCGATAATTCAGATCTGCCTAATTTGAGCAAGTTAGTGGTGGATGCACTTTTATTGTCCGTTCCTGATAGTGGTGCTGGTGCTGGAATAATGAAAGCATTCCCActtgaaattgattgtTTTAATTGTGGACGACGAAGAGAATGATTTGGATTAGAAGATCGTGGCATCTATCCTACGCAAAAAAGTTCCAActagttcttcttcttcttcttcttcttcttcttcttcttctttctgaCAGAGAAAAGGACACAATAAAAAGACACTCCATGTATGATGGCAATAGAgctattttatttatttatattctCAATGCTGTCCTCATTGCCCATCGAGGATCTTAACGATTTAGTAgtctaaaaaaaaaaaaaaaaaaaaaaaatttaagaaagaTACAGCGACTCCGCTGTGGAGAATGAATTACAATTATATTCAATAGtacatttatatatataagagCCAGCATCTCTCTTTCTcgagagaaaaaagaagaagaggaaagaGAAGCATTCCAAAGTACCTCTGCAATGGATTCATGCAGGTTCTACAAAACTTCTCCACATCTCTGTAGTGATGGTGATGCTGTTGTGGAAAAAAACTcgcaaaaaaaaaatagacGATGCCTTGCTCGACGCTCAAGAAGGTGTAAAACGGTGAATAATTGTATTTCGTCTGCTTCTTATCGATGGCCTTTTGTTTACATGTAAACAAACTGTCGTATCTATCTAACGACATAGCTACTGTTGGTCGAAATTTCGTTCAGTTGTCTTATATAGCTCATATCGACTTCGTCTATCTTGTTGGTTCCGTTCCACATACTATCAAACTCGCTGTATTGTAGCATTACGTTTTTATTAGAATCATTAGGAAGAGTTGCACGCTCAACGATCCAATTACTTTCTTTCGTTCTCTTGTGTCTCTCTCTATCTGCCTCCATTCGATTCAATACATCATTTTGACTTATGGTCTCTTCCTGGAAAATCGTAGTATTTTTCGTATACTGTTCAAATTTAGCGTCTCTTGCATTACACATCTCTTGAATAAATGTCTCTAATTCCTGGAAATTCGATTTTACTACGGCCTCTTCCATTAATGAAGCATTAACGTGTGTTTGTAAAGCATGCTTGATCTTAGCAAACGCGTCCACAACATTCTGTAGATTGACGAAAGAAAATATGTCTTCTTGAATTATAGATAACCTTATTATCTTAACAAGATTAGGTATctgaaatttgatgaaaatcataaaattgaaatcattgcCCTGATTCATATTTAACCTTTCTAGCACACCTACAATCAATTCAACGTAGTATAACAGGATGTTTAATCTGTTTAATACAGGTTGGGTCTTACTCATCGTGTCGATTATACACtgttcaaaatcttcataGTGATGTTTATAATTATTAAAATAGAAGTCCACAGCCGTGGGTTGCTTCGTTATAGTCTTCAATATCTGAATAAATTGCAATCTTGCCTCTATAGCATCCATGTCACACCTATGCACAGTTTGTTTGTAATCCTGTTATTAGCTGGAAAGGTATGGTgtttttcataaatttcaaatttttgcGATGCGATtgattaattaattttacATAGTTTCGATATATCTGTATGTAGATATAGAATAATGGCCGCTGCTGCTGTAAGCATGCTATGGGGTGCGTGTGTGCATGTGTATCTTTATATACTTATATCTTTCTCAGTCACGATGTATGCTCACTGTCTTCGTTCAGTATACTGATGGAAGATGACGGCGATATGGTAAGAGTACTTCCGTTGTTATTGTACATTGGTTTCATCGATGATGAAGCATTCGCAGCCTCTTGCGCCGATAATATCCTGGCATGTGTCAGAAAAGGCTTAGATGACAACATATCTACTCTCTGTGAATTGCCATTCTCGCTACTGCCATTGCTATTCGTTTCTGGATTTATATCGGATACCACTTGCTGTTGTATGGGGGGTAGCATCGTGGGTATCATTGAACTGCCTGCATTTAATGGCTGCTGAGACATTGCCTTCGTCGCCTGACTCATCTGCTGTGGGCTATGTGTAAGTTCTCGAAGAGCATCGATAGCCTCCAAGTCCCTCGACGTGATAGGATGGTCGTACGTATTTGATTCCTCTCTAGTCCTAGCACCCGTGTGCGGCGGTATAGCCAGCGACGCAATGCTAGCAGACACTGCTCTTTTCCTCCTGCCACTCCCGGGTTTCCTGCCCTCCTTCAAAGTTTTTGCTTTACCAGGTTTTCTGCCACTTCCAGGTTTTCTTCCTTGTGCCAAAGTCTTTGCCATACCGAAAACAACTTTTTACTTATCTAGCTTGATGTGTATCCACTCTCTGACGTGTCTCTCTCAATCACAGTCAAAGCATCCACTTACGATGCGCCTTCTAACGTTACTCGATCTTCACCTAATAAATTGTTATTGAGAAgtcaatttattttttttttttttttttcttcattgcgagttcaatttgataatttcatttccATAAAAGAGatttattactattatttacTAGGTGCATGACTATCACTGTTagatagaagaagaagaagaagggGAGGAAGTATTGGTGAGTGTGTGAGCAAGGAGAAAGAGAGTGAGATATTTTGGATAACATGACGATATCGATAGAAGATGATATGAATGTGGAGCCACTTGAGATAAGAAGACAAATAACGGGTAATCCACAACTGGACAATTTACTAGTGAAATCAGTGGCCATGAGATTAAAACCAGTGAATTTACATACACAGCTTCCCAATTCTGCATTCGATTATCTTATTTACCTGATGGACGTCCAATTGAATGATCTGATAAAACAACTGGGGAGATTATCTCTCTTACAGAGGCGAAATAGTAACGCTACAAAATCAGATATATTGTTGTTACTGAAAGGCTTCAATCTAAGTGAATCTGAATTGAACActgaattggaaatttcaaatcatatCAAGAGACTTTActctgaagatgaaaagaaattgtcaGAGGATTCTATTCATTATAATCAACATACAGATTTCGTTGGGCCGGTGGAAACATCTTCTTTCCAGTTACTGAATCCAACAAATCCTTTAAAGGACGCAATACCGTCTTGGTTTCCTAGCTTACCCCCTGATCATACGTATAAATTTACACCGAAAtacaataattttatcaacGATCCAAAGATAATCAAACAAAAGagatttgatgaaagtAAAACGGTTAAAACTGCATTATTCAATCTTATAAATAAAATCGAATCCAACGAAGAGAGAAATGATCTACATTATGATGAAACATTGGCAAAATTAGAATCACAAGCATTGTTTGGCACtgtagaagaaaaaatgaatacaaataaaaaagttTACAAATCTTTAAACTCAATCATAGTTCCAATAACGAAGTTTGACATTGAAGAATACTCGCATAAGAGAGTCAATATTGCAAGAAATAAAGTgtccaaatttgaaaataaaatgttaGCGTTAAAATACAATCCATTCATAAACTTGATTAACGATCAAACTGATGTCAAATCATATCTAAATAGGTCTTTCCAACTAATGATAAATAGTATCCCAGAATTAActttagaaaagaaaaaagccATCAGACAAGCTGAGATTGAACGAGATGAGAGGATAAACAGACTGAGAGAAGACCATCAAACTAAATTAAAACAAATAGATACAATATCCCATGACATTCTCGGCACTGCTGCAGATGAAATGGACGAAAAGACTATGGACGATATAGATCTCTTCAGTGCGTTGGAATTGGATGCTGTCACTAAGGGTGAAGAAGACTTCAAGTCTACGGAAGAAGAGCATCCCACCGCTGCCAGTAATGATCAGCCTCGCCCCGCAGCCGTGTCCAGCGAGCAGGAAGAAACCAAACAAACTCACGctgctgaagaagaagatgagaaAGAAGGCCCTGCAGATTTCCTATTTGAAGATGTAGACATGCAAGAAGATATAGAAATATAGTGCTGTAAATATATACTCAAGCTTCAACGACCTTTGGtcccattttctttgaacgTATTAACAGCCCACCGCGTTGGTTTTTATTGCTTAGCCGAATTTTTCAGCTGCTTGtaaccaaaaaaaaaaattcaaataccAATATTCATAGAATAAGCAAGAAATCGAATAAGGCTCAAGCAGTGCTCAGAAATCGGGAGGACAGTTGTTTCTGATGGAATTCGTGCGAAATTTGAAACGATTATCATACAAAAAGGGTAGCGTTGGAGGGCTACCAAGGACGAATAGCCTATATGAAACAGAttctgaaaagaaattgaattttacTCCAAAAAATCGAAAACGAAGACTAAATTATGCTAAAATAATCTTTGGATTCTTCGTCAGTTTCCTCATTTTATTCCTCATGctcaattttgaattcaatgcatcaaaattgaacaaGACAATTATAGACATTGCACAAAAAACCATAAATTTAAGCGATCAAGAATACTACAATTTcgattttgaagatatcgATCCAACTGTGATCCAAAAATTCGACCAAGGTGCTCAACATTACTTAATTTCGCAATTCGGTACCGATGTTCTGACTCCAGAAGACCAGGAAATTTATGAAAGGGAAATGAATATGTTATATGATTCTACTATAGAGACATACGATCTACAGGACTTCGGTGGTAACCCAAATGGAGCAGAAAACAGAGACCACGTATTGTTGTGTATTCCATTAAGAGATGCAAGTCATGTTTTACCACTTATGTTCAGGCATTTAATGAATCTAACTTATCCTCACGAATTAATCGACTTGGCTTTCCTAGTCAGTGACTGCTCAGAAAACGATAACACTCTGGATGCATTGATagaattttccaaaaatttacaGAATGGTACTCTATCGCAGGTCctcaatgaaattgatgctTTTACTAAGGAAGAAACTTCAACTAAATCAAACTTGCatttaaaatatatggACCCTGAATATTTAAAGAGAGTGCAGAAAGCTTTCAGTCCACCCTTCCACGAGGATTATGATAAGCCTTTTAGATCagttcaaatttttgaaaagaattttgGACAAATTATTGGACAAGGTTTCAGTGACAGACATGCCGTTAAAGTTCAAGGTATTAGAAGGAAACTTATGGGCCGTGCAAGAAATTGGTTAACAGCCAATGCCTTGAAACCTTACCACTCTTGGGTTTACTGGAGAGATGCTGACATTGAGTTATGTCCCGGATCCGTTATAGAGGACTTGATGGCAAAGGATTATGACGTTATAGTTCCAAACGTCTGGAGACCCCTTCCGGCTTTCCTTTCGGGAGAACAACCATACGATTTGAATTCCTGGAGGGAATCTGCTGAAGCTCTAAAGCTTGCACAGACattagatgaagatgatgttATAGTCGAAGGTTATGCTGAATATCCCACATGGAGAGTTCATTTAGCTTATATTCGTGATCCCCAAGGAAATCCAGACGAAGTTGTTGACATCGATGGAGTAGGAGGTGTGTCGATTCTTGCAAAGGCTAAATTATTCAGAAGTGGGGTACAGTTTCCAGCATTTACATTTGAAAATCATGCAGAAACTGAGGCATTTGGAAAAATGGCCAAGAAAATGGGTTATAAGGTCGGTGGACTCCCTCATTATACATTATGGCACATTTATGAACCaagtgatgatgatttgaaagaaatggcaaataaagaaagagaagaaagaagataataaaaataattataGTATTAACGTTCAAaactttatattttttttaattttgtcGAATAGATTTATATTAACATTCTCttttatttataaaatACTTAAATATAACGCATTAACTATTATGCACTATTTTTTATGctatttttgtttctatATTTTGCCActaatttatcaatgaCAAGTATGCAAGCCAATAATAGTCCCAATCCGGACAAGCCAATACCCAAATATTCGGCACTTCTATAACCTTTTAACACGTCTTGACCGTCTTTGTTTATTTGGCGTTCGACAGTATTGCCCATACCTAGGCATAATGACATGGAATAATTGACCATGGTGAGCGCCAGAGAACCGGCCATACCTTGATACTCCATAGGTAGTCCATCACTCAGAATAATAGTTGCTGCTGGAAATGATGTATCTAGGCCGACACCTAAAATAGCCATACCCGCTAATGTGAGCTTGAAATATGATTGATCGACAGGTGCTACACTCAATAGCGTTGTACCAACACAAAATAAAACCATTGagaataataaaataactGGGGCcgtaatttttttgattgatATTCCAACGAAAGCAGATGCAAGTACCCCAAAGATGCCGAAGATAAAGTATGAACCACCTGCCCATACTGGAGAATAGTGTCTTAGATTCAGGACGAAGGAAAAGTAATAGAATGACCAAATGCCATAGGAGCCCCATCCTAGGAAAAGAGTGAAAATTGTTATAATCATGTTTCTACTATGGGTTATTTCCCTGGCTATTAATGGTGAGGGGGCAAAATTGATCTCATAAGTTAAAAATGCAAGTATAAATATGACAGAAATAATCAGAAGCACAATGATATATGCTATGTCCCAGCCAACTATAGGTCCCTGATTCCAggcaaaattaaataaaattagaCCTGTTACAATTAAAGCTGATCCAATCCAATCCATCTTAAATCCATTAACATTTGTTGGGATATTGCTAGGTATACTGTAAATGGAAATTAGCAGATTGAAAGAACAAGCAATTGCAAATGCATAAAAAGACCATGGCCATTGACTGGGGCTTTCGGTGACAATTAAACCAGCAAAAGCACCTCCAATTGCTGCACCGACAGGTGCAGAGGCAGCTATTAGACTAATGACCATGTTTTTTCGAAGAGACCCTACGTGATAAATGTTTCCTATAGTACCCACAACATTCGGTAGAGTGAATGCAATTCCAAGACCTTGGAAGGCCCTTGCAATTATAAGAAATGTATCACTCTTTGAATAGTAGGTAAATCCACAAATTAGTGACCAAATGATTAAAAATATGTAACCCCCAATTAGAGTTTTTTTAAGACCATAAATGTCGCCAATTCTCCCACTaatcaaaatgaaagatcCCGCTACAAGAGGAAATGATGCTACCAGCCACGTTTGATTAGAGCGTGAGGAATTAAAGGAATCAGATAGCACATTCATTATACTTAAAGTTTGTGGTGTAGTAGCTTGATTCAATAATTGAGTAGTCATGCATGATCCAACGAAAAGATATTCTTGgaatgaatttttaaagTAACCAGGGTCCTGCCACTTAGATTTCTCCCTCACTATAACTTcacatttttcattagagGATTTATCAATACTTATATCGCTTTGTATATGTTCTTTTATTGAAGACGTCCTGCTTTCTGCCATCTTTTTAAAGTGACTATATCTCTTTTAATATGTAGTGTTGTACAAACtaatgtaaataaaaacCCTTTGTCTCAAGATCAAGAGAACAGTTTATTTATTCGAAGATATATATAGACACATGTTTATGCAAGTGCTTATTAATTAATATTTACCGTAAATACAGTCAGCGCGTACTCATCGCGACTTCAAaaagtaaatttttttcgaGCTCAGGAACCTTGAATTACGCAACgcaaaaaagaaaagaatctAGGAATATTATCTATGTAAGGGTCAGGCACCCATTTTCGTGCTTGTTTCCTACTTTGATGTATGCGTGCTGACGTGGAGCCGCTGAATAAGggcaaaaaagaaagaagaataaagtagataattattcaataactACTAATTATATGacataaaatatttaaacaCCTGCGTGTGATTGTCCGTTTTAGTCCTCATTGACAGTGGGTAATTCTGCTTCGTCATAATATTCTTCCTCGCCTGAAGCTCCCAGAATATTTGCGGCATACATAAAAGTTGAATGTTGTAATTGAGCAAGATACTGAGCCATGACATCGGAACCAGGAATAGTTCTAGAGTATCTACTTCTATTACGGGATCTATTATTTCTCATGCCGTCATTTCTGTTCTTAGTGTAGTCGTTCTTGTAGCCGTTAGCATTTCCTGTCCTGTTCGTAGTATTTGCACTATTAATAATCTTTTCGCTATCTAGCACATCGTTATCTTTAGTCCGAAGACTATTTGGggaatttattattaattctATGTCA is part of the Kazachstania africana CBS 2517 chromosome 1, complete genome genome and encodes:
- the DAT1 gene encoding Dat1p (similar to Saccharomyces cerevisiae DAT1 (YML113W); ancestral locus Anc_8.836), whose translation is MAKTLAQGRKPGSGRKPGKAKTLKEGRKPGSGRRKRAVSASIASLAIPPHTGARTREESNTYDHPITSRDLEAIDALRELTHSPQQMSQATKAMSQQPLNAGSSMIPTMLPPIQQQVVSDINPETNSNGSSENGNSQRVDMLSSKPFLTHARILSAQEAANASSSMKPMYNNNGSTLTISPSSSISILNEDSEHTS
- the ATR1 gene encoding borate transporter (similar to Saccharomyces cerevisiae ATR1 (YML116W) and YMR279C; ancestral locus Anc_8.843); this translates as MAESRTSSIKEHIQSDISIDKSSNEKCEVIVREKSKWQDPGYFKNSFQEYLFVGSCMTTQLLNQATTPQTLSIMNVLSDSFNSSRSNQTWLVASFPLVAGSFILISGRIGDIYGLKKTLIGGYIFLIIWSLICGFTYYSKSDTFLIIARAFQGLGIAFTLPNVVGTIGNIYHVGSLRKNMVISLIAASAPVGAAIGGAFAGLIVTESPSQWPWSFYAFAIACSFNLLISIYSIPSNIPTNVNGFKMDWIGSALIVTGLILFNFAWNQGPIVGWDIAYIIVLLIISVIFILAFLTYEINFAPSPLIAREITHSRNMIITIFTLFLGWGSYGIWSFYYFSFVLNLRHYSPVWAGGSYFIFGIFGVLASAFVGISIKKITAPVILLFSMVLFCVGTTLLSVAPVDQSYFKLTLAGMAILGVGLDTSFPAATIILSDGLPMEYQGMAGSLALTMVNYSMSLCLGMGNTVERQINKDGQDVLKGYRSAEYLGIGLSGLGLLLACILVIDKLVAKYRNKNSIKNSA
- the TAF8 gene encoding Taf8p (similar to Saccharomyces cerevisiae TAF8 (YML114C); ancestral locus Anc_8.838) translates to MTISIEDDMNVEPLEIRRQITGNPQLDNLLVKSVAMRLKPVNLHTQLPNSAFDYLIYLMDVQLNDLIKQLGRLSLLQRRNSNATKSDILLLLKGFNLSESELNTELEISNHIKRLYSEDEKKLSEDSIHYNQHTDFVGPVETSSFQLLNPTNPLKDAIPSWFPSLPPDHTYKFTPKYNNFINDPKIIKQKRFDESKTVKTALFNLINKIESNEERNDLHYDETLAKLESQALFGTVEEKMNTNKKVYKSLNSIIVPITKFDIEEYSHKRVNIARNKVSKFENKMLALKYNPFINLINDQTDVKSYLNRSFQLMINSIPELTLEKKKAIRQAEIERDERINRLREDHQTKLKQIDTISHDILGTAADEMDEKTMDDIDLFSALELDAVTKGEEDFKSTEEEHPTAASNDQPRPAAVSSEQEETKQTHAAEEEDEKEGPADFLFEDVDMQEDIEI
- the VAN1 gene encoding Van1p (similar to Saccharomyces cerevisiae VAN1 (YML115C); ancestral locus Anc_8.842) encodes the protein MEFVRNLKRLSYKKGSVGGLPRTNSLYETDSEKKLNFTPKNRKRRLNYAKIIFGFFVSFLILFLMLNFEFNASKLNKTIIDIAQKTINLSDQEYYNFDFEDIDPTVIQKFDQGAQHYLISQFGTDVLTPEDQEIYEREMNMLYDSTIETYDLQDFGGNPNGAENRDHVLLCIPLRDASHVLPLMFRHLMNLTYPHELIDLAFLVSDCSENDNTLDALIEFSKNLQNGTLSQVLNEIDAFTKEETSTKSNLHLKYMDPEYLKRVQKAFSPPFHEDYDKPFRSVQIFEKNFGQIIGQGFSDRHAVKVQGIRRKLMGRARNWLTANALKPYHSWVYWRDADIELCPGSVIEDLMAKDYDVIVPNVWRPLPAFLSGEQPYDLNSWRESAEALKLAQTLDEDDVIVEGYAEYPTWRVHLAYIRDPQGNPDEVVDIDGVGGVSILAKAKLFRSGVQFPAFTFENHAETEAFGKMAKKMGYKVGGLPHYTLWHIYEPSDDDLKEMANKEREERR
- the CTK3 gene encoding Ctk3p (similar to Saccharomyces cerevisiae CTK3 (YML112W); ancestral locus Anc_8.835) is translated as MDAIEARLQFIQILKTITKQPTAVDFYFNNYKHHYEDFEQCIIDTMSKTQPVLNRLNILLYYVELIVGVLERLNMNQGNDFNFMIFIKFQIPNLVKIIRLSIIQEDIFSFVNLQNVVDAFAKIKHALQTHVNASLMEEAVVKSNFQELETFIQEMCNARDAKFEQYTKNTTIFQEETISQNDVLNRMEADRERHKRTKESNWIVERATLPNDSNKNVMLQYSEFDSMWNGTNKIDEVDMSYIRQLNEISTNSSYVVR
- the BUL2 gene encoding ubiquitin-ubiquitin ligase BUL2 (similar to Saccharomyces cerevisiae BUL2 (YML111W) and BUL1 (YMR275C); ancestral locus Anc_8.834), producing the protein MPRSSNPNHSLRRPQLKQSISSGNAFIIPAPAPLSGTDNKSASTTNLLKLGRSELSHGTNSDIKNLPVLQDNYYHDAADSNDNESILVDVLPSFEMYNVLHRHIPQGNVDPDRHEFPPNYQEETTNTTTTPTVETPTATSSATSLDLEHLQTVHYMMEDDLNDQDNIIIERLYSLPKLNVSPINIEIKITKNASQPHVKSEETSILKEYTNGDIIHGYCTIENTTNQHLKFEMFYVTLEGYISIVDRVQGKRTIKRFLRMVDLSASWSYTDIDLSSGIDIRTGEIDKYDNCVIGLKNSRMLEPFTKYKKFFMFKLPNQLLDVVCKHEISTHVLLPPSLNIDKFKNFGKYASIHMNDVLGCGHNGMKGSPVLTNDLSDDNVSINYTIDAKIVGKNLNSSKLFIMKEKEYNLRVMPFQVDSRLFGERTSMRQLNDLQTLIDERIAALKNIFRKLENNKPIISSDIHGLYLSGNFDDATINELNSQEILQRKLDQLHINNRLNNNNELLSDFKNILPKENTIEAQLNYKFKKHSSSGFLSGILSSASSSLSLSSVNDIAHPTASQTPTSPNISHSSANSTNNSGLIIVRANIPTKSLPYCSPSLLRKTNKFENKNKHDQDNWVRLNTTNNIELLDEIELKLLCLQSNNSLPHEPPSIHSISLQLVAINIKSDYSIPIKLHSELLQDKERLKNLQKTFKNYHRETNDFKSRFESESTKLNELYNIGRQSHNLRHLNFEDFISEQIESDILSLIDLKVHTTEVNDFFKKHKQMGENTSSWTKVNDLQFEKNLKIKLEINKDMNETIIPNFESCLFGRFYCIEVTIKFDRHIGSTKLSIPINIKNLI